In Chitinophaga varians, the following are encoded in one genomic region:
- a CDS encoding TolC family protein, with protein MRIHITAKKRYGLLLCLLPFTSLFAGPVADSLSLKQAVDLALAHYPAVKAKQALVKAGEANLTDVKHNWYPALKLHEQVDAGTDNSIYGSYFTMGMIPSTSGGIRADNNAALMSGNIAMASMQWEIYNFGAYGTQKAAARQDLHVNEADLNNMTNQLTVTVVRDYLELLRLNELQQIQQDNIRRNAEMARAVTSIVLHGLKPGVDSAIAAAELSKARLSLLEVANRYNQVRIELAALTGLDTTQVLPLFGSGATLPQLLQPDSLRPADSHPLLEYYHALYQRQQAQEQVVRKQLLPKVNLMAAGWMRGSSGSFNDMYDKNLFSGLGYSRYNYLLGLGITWNVADLKHTRDKMAVQKQKSAAAEQELETSRTNLQSLYMQAQADILTAQAKLKELPLQLQAAQAAAKQKMALYKHGLTSIIEVTNALFVLNRAETDLVQAHDEAWKALFRAAYADNNLGQLISSL; from the coding sequence ATGCGTATACATATAACCGCGAAAAAGAGGTATGGGCTATTGCTATGTCTGTTGCCATTTACCTCTTTGTTCGCCGGCCCGGTCGCAGACAGTCTTTCTCTTAAGCAGGCTGTAGACCTGGCCTTGGCCCATTATCCTGCCGTGAAGGCGAAACAGGCGCTTGTGAAAGCGGGAGAAGCCAACCTGACAGATGTGAAACACAACTGGTATCCTGCCCTCAAATTACATGAGCAGGTGGATGCAGGTACTGATAACAGCATCTATGGTTCTTATTTTACCATGGGCATGATCCCTTCCACCTCCGGTGGCATACGGGCCGACAACAACGCTGCGCTCATGAGCGGAAATATTGCCATGGCATCCATGCAGTGGGAGATCTATAATTTCGGCGCCTACGGTACACAAAAAGCCGCGGCCCGCCAGGATTTGCACGTGAATGAAGCAGACCTGAACAACATGACCAACCAGCTCACGGTAACAGTGGTCAGGGACTACCTGGAACTGTTACGGCTAAACGAACTTCAGCAAATACAGCAAGACAACATCCGGCGTAATGCCGAGATGGCCCGTGCGGTGACCTCCATCGTGCTGCATGGCCTCAAACCGGGCGTAGACAGCGCCATCGCTGCCGCAGAGCTGTCCAAAGCACGACTGAGCCTGCTGGAGGTGGCCAACCGCTACAATCAGGTACGTATCGAACTGGCTGCCCTCACCGGCCTGGACACCACACAGGTGCTGCCATTGTTTGGTAGTGGCGCCACTTTACCACAACTGCTGCAGCCGGATTCTTTGCGGCCGGCAGACAGCCATCCGCTGCTGGAATACTACCACGCCCTGTACCAGCGCCAGCAGGCGCAGGAGCAGGTGGTCCGCAAACAACTGCTGCCCAAAGTAAACCTGATGGCGGCCGGATGGATGCGCGGCTCCAGCGGCAGCTTCAACGATATGTATGATAAAAACCTCTTCAGCGGATTAGGGTACAGCCGTTACAACTATCTCCTCGGACTGGGCATCACCTGGAACGTGGCAGATTTGAAACATACCCGTGATAAAATGGCGGTGCAAAAGCAGAAATCCGCCGCCGCGGAGCAGGAACTGGAAACGTCGCGCACCAACCTACAAAGCCTGTATATGCAGGCGCAGGCCGACATACTAACGGCACAGGCTAAACTAAAAGAACTGCCCCTGCAATTGCAGGCCGCTCAGGCTGCCGCCAAACAGAAAATGGCGCTGTATAAACATGGTCTGACCAGTATCATCGAAGTCACCAATGCACTGTTTGTGCTCAACCGGGCGGAGACAGACCTGGTACAGGCCCACGACGAAGCCTGGAAAGCATTGTTCCGCGCGGCTTACGCCGACAATAATCTCGGACAGCTGATCAGCAGCCTCTGA
- a CDS encoding aldo/keto reductase translates to MEKRKLGNSGLEAAPFAFGGNVFGWSANETVSFQLLDAFTSNGFNLIDTADVYSRWVTGNKGGESETIIGKWLKQSGKRHEVLVATKAGGDMGEGVNNTKAYIIKAADASLQRLQTDYIDLYQTHFDDGKTPVEETLDAYATLIKAGKVRAIGASNMSTDRLIASLKASEQQGLPRYETYQPEYNLYDRAGFEKTYMPLCEQYGLSVISYYSLASGFLSGKYRNEADIEKSKARGRTALSYLNERGLRILAALDQVAARYHSTPAGVSLAWLLTRPTVAAPIASATSVAQLQDIIKGIQLQLDTDAVHVLNEASQG, encoded by the coding sequence ATGGAAAAACGGAAACTTGGAAATTCAGGGCTGGAAGCGGCCCCCTTTGCCTTTGGCGGGAATGTATTCGGATGGTCTGCTAATGAAACTGTTTCTTTCCAACTGCTGGATGCCTTTACCAGCAATGGATTCAATCTTATTGACACTGCCGACGTTTACTCTCGCTGGGTAACGGGCAACAAAGGCGGAGAATCTGAAACCATTATCGGCAAATGGTTGAAACAAAGTGGCAAACGTCATGAAGTACTGGTAGCCACCAAAGCCGGAGGCGACATGGGCGAAGGCGTCAATAACACCAAAGCCTATATCATTAAAGCAGCAGATGCCTCGCTACAGCGGCTGCAAACCGACTATATCGATCTTTACCAGACCCACTTTGATGATGGCAAAACCCCGGTGGAAGAAACACTGGATGCTTACGCCACCCTGATCAAGGCAGGCAAGGTAAGGGCTATCGGCGCTTCCAACATGAGTACAGACAGACTGATTGCCAGCCTGAAAGCCAGTGAGCAGCAGGGCCTTCCGCGCTATGAAACCTATCAGCCGGAATACAACCTGTATGACCGTGCCGGTTTTGAAAAAACGTATATGCCTCTCTGTGAGCAATACGGGTTAAGCGTGATCAGCTACTATTCCCTGGCCAGCGGCTTCCTGAGCGGCAAATACCGCAACGAGGCAGATATAGAAAAGAGCAAGGCCCGCGGCCGGACAGCGCTCAGCTATCTGAATGAAAGAGGCCTGCGTATCCTTGCGGCCCTCGACCAGGTGGCAGCCCGCTATCACAGTACGCCCGCAGGCGTTTCCCTCGCCTGGCTCCTCACCCGTCCTACCGTGGCGGCGCCCATCGCCAGCGCCACCAGTGTGGCACAGCTGCAGGATATTATCAAAGGAATTCAGCTGCAACTGGATACGGATGCGGTCCATGTGCTGAACGAAGCGTCCCAGGGCTGA
- a CDS encoding outer membrane beta-barrel protein, protein MKKVHLFSATMLALTLAGSLQAQELTGKHPQQSKFYLKVTGGYFFSVFPGQFPNVGPFPPQDLHTEYNPTRPNPLDTLSRKVLTGSYGEGARGGIAVGYNINKYMAVEASFNYYHSRKNLMTRNLTTAAGSGKQLASVESYGYVNAIDFAPALVLNPGFEKVNPYVRVGLVVPLWGRLHIDTDVDQLTSPAGIPPGTMVHTTIHRKEEVKPNITLGFQGAIGVNFYVSPRIDIFVEGEYRNVPVRSKEKEVTAFDQTNNIVNASTGAVVAPVPGQPTRSLSDLSVAEKNTKYVTTLDKNSNTPVNQIGSKVYYKNDNEPSNDLKSYINIGGLGVNAGIKIKL, encoded by the coding sequence ATGAAAAAAGTGCACCTGTTTTCGGCCACTATGCTGGCATTAACCCTTGCAGGAAGCCTCCAGGCCCAGGAGCTCACCGGCAAACATCCACAACAGTCAAAATTTTATCTCAAAGTAACCGGTGGTTACTTCTTTAGTGTTTTCCCGGGACAGTTCCCGAACGTTGGCCCGTTTCCACCGCAGGACCTGCATACTGAATATAATCCCACACGTCCCAATCCGCTGGACACCCTCAGCCGTAAAGTGCTCACAGGCTCCTACGGTGAAGGCGCAAGAGGAGGAATTGCTGTAGGATACAATATCAATAAGTATATGGCCGTGGAAGCTTCGTTCAACTATTACCATAGCCGGAAAAACCTGATGACAAGGAATCTCACGACCGCGGCAGGCAGCGGGAAACAACTGGCCAGTGTGGAATCATACGGTTATGTAAACGCTATCGACTTTGCGCCTGCGCTGGTGCTCAATCCCGGATTTGAGAAAGTAAATCCGTACGTGCGTGTAGGATTGGTAGTGCCATTATGGGGCCGTCTCCATATTGACACAGACGTGGACCAGCTCACCAGTCCGGCCGGTATTCCGCCCGGTACCATGGTACATACCACCATCCACCGCAAAGAAGAGGTGAAACCTAACATCACCCTGGGCTTTCAGGGCGCTATCGGTGTGAACTTCTACGTCAGCCCGCGTATAGACATCTTCGTGGAAGGTGAGTACCGCAACGTGCCGGTAAGAAGTAAGGAAAAAGAAGTCACCGCCTTCGACCAAACCAACAACATCGTTAACGCCTCTACGGGCGCAGTGGTGGCGCCGGTTCCAGGGCAACCGACCCGCAGCCTCAGCGATCTTAGTGTGGCAGAGAAAAACACCAAATACGTCACTACGCTCGACAAGAATTCCAATACACCTGTCAATCAGATCGGCAGCAAAGTGTATTACAAAAATGACAATGAGCCGTCCAACGACCTGAAATCATACATCAACATCGGTGGATTGGGCGTGAATGCAGGTATCAAAATAAAACTCTGA
- a CDS encoding polymerase, with protein MYKALTITALFVSLAIGTQAQQDTVSTGRTPPPADSLAFRKRSFFPLPVLGYSQEKGLEIGAAMLYSFYTDNKNPDITTRNSTLNLIPAITTESQFKIDLKANIWTRGNTWHYKGNLRYHNFPLYFFGIGNETRHDDRSLLNNTRYKAQLEAERRVGGHFYAGASLLYQNDSYSSKDDKGIYNTMPLVGKDGGHVTFIGLTGIFDNRDNQNYTRKGWWLRLNAAYAPAFVSSEPLFKLEAQGSHFISLSPKSTLGLNGVFNSLQGDKLPFYLLPEMGNDNMMRGYYTGRYRDQNYLAGQAEYRYLIDPKMHIKIWFVDIWPKFALAAFAGAGSVFNNHNFALNGFKPSFGGGIRYFYDENAKLTIRIDYAVGEKRDGESRQKGFYLSLAEAF; from the coding sequence ATGTATAAAGCACTTACTATCACGGCGTTGTTCGTTTCTTTGGCCATTGGCACCCAGGCGCAACAGGACACAGTTTCTACAGGCAGGACACCCCCTCCGGCGGATAGTCTTGCATTCCGGAAGCGCAGCTTTTTCCCGCTGCCCGTACTGGGCTATTCCCAGGAAAAAGGACTGGAAATTGGCGCCGCCATGTTGTATTCTTTTTATACAGACAATAAAAATCCGGACATCACCACCCGTAACTCCACGTTGAACCTGATTCCGGCCATCACTACCGAGAGCCAGTTCAAAATAGATCTGAAGGCCAATATCTGGACCCGTGGTAATACCTGGCATTACAAGGGCAATCTGCGGTACCATAACTTCCCGCTGTATTTCTTTGGTATCGGTAATGAAACGCGTCACGATGACCGCTCCCTGTTGAATAATACCCGCTATAAAGCGCAGCTGGAAGCGGAACGCCGTGTTGGCGGCCATTTTTACGCCGGTGCTTCGCTGCTGTACCAAAACGATTCCTACAGCAGTAAAGATGACAAAGGCATCTACAACACGATGCCGCTGGTAGGCAAGGATGGTGGCCATGTGACTTTCATCGGGCTGACCGGCATCTTCGATAACCGTGACAACCAGAACTACACCCGTAAAGGCTGGTGGCTGCGGCTGAATGCGGCTTATGCGCCGGCGTTTGTCAGCTCAGAGCCATTGTTCAAGCTGGAAGCACAGGGCTCGCATTTTATTTCATTGTCTCCCAAAAGCACATTGGGACTGAACGGCGTGTTCAACAGCCTGCAGGGCGACAAACTGCCTTTTTACCTGTTGCCCGAAATGGGGAATGATAATATGATGCGCGGTTATTACACCGGCCGTTACCGTGATCAGAATTACCTGGCAGGACAGGCGGAGTACCGTTACCTGATTGATCCGAAAATGCATATCAAAATATGGTTTGTGGACATCTGGCCGAAGTTCGCACTGGCCGCTTTTGCCGGTGCCGGTTCTGTGTTCAATAACCACAATTTTGCGCTTAACGGCTTTAAGCCCAGCTTTGGCGGTGGTATCCGCTACTTCTATGACGAAAACGCAAAACTGACAATTCGTATAGACTATGCCGTTGGTGAGAAGAGAGACGGCGAGTCCAGGCAGAAAGGATTTTACCTGTCACTGGCAGAAGCCTTCTAA
- a CDS encoding SelT/SelW/SelH family protein, with protein MKPVITIEYCPKCGWLLRAAYMAQELLTTFTAELGGVTLRPSETAGTYTIFLNDQQIFDRKEAGHFPEIKFLKQLVRDLVAPDKQLGHSDR; from the coding sequence ATGAAACCGGTCATCACCATCGAATATTGTCCCAAATGTGGCTGGCTGCTCCGGGCTGCCTATATGGCCCAGGAGCTGCTGACTACCTTCACGGCTGAACTGGGAGGCGTGACATTACGCCCCAGCGAAACCGCCGGCACCTACACCATCTTCCTGAACGATCAGCAGATCTTCGACCGGAAAGAAGCCGGGCATTTCCCGGAAATAAAATTCCTGAAACAACTCGTGCGCGATCTGGTAGCACCCGATAAACAACTGGGCCATTCAGACCGCTAA
- a CDS encoding tetratricopeptide repeat-containing sensor histidine kinase: MCLLLLSPATRAQQTGIDSLQFNLNAHLQRDTVRVDLLNQLSRLYFTKDAGIAARLGEEALSISNELGYVKGKIWATRNLALVENTKGNLDKQLQLTFTALKLAEAQGEPRILGILNNDVGNIFTEQNSPRDALIYLLKSLQIKEQLKETPEISKTLNNIGSAYIALKKTDSALLYLTRSEKLKLSLRDERGLAYTYENMGIVAMLEHRYQTALRYHELSARYYKNTDNQPGITKASLNLAEVQTLLGDLNSAEKNLDTALAINSKLGNVKNEMIYYKIRSRLDSARHDYASALKHYQAFSERNIDYFNIEKLRQISRSTMKYETEKKQRENVMLKKEQQLHLATIQQQRVLVLSGAALFLALLLITAMVYRLYKHQQELYQQLNSKNQEVSLQNHIILEQNATLENLNQVKDKIFSVISHDLRSPLAILEGLLFLLKDEKIDAQQFRFYTDELWRDVKNTAYMMDNMLQWASNQMKGISVKADDFDLTLLLNQEFELLQTMARQKDVKLTHELKNAILVYADPDMIRLVLRNLINNAIKFTPGGGEIVLKAQLEKGEAQVSVKDNGTGIPTDDQHRIFSNIYYSTTGTRNEKGCGLGLHLSKDFVERNHGHIWFESKPGEGSCFSFTVPLSDEQEINARGYTVVLQDNPVSGMSVLRR; this comes from the coding sequence TTGTGTTTATTGCTTCTGTCCCCTGCCACCAGAGCGCAACAAACCGGAATAGACAGCCTGCAGTTCAACCTTAACGCGCACCTCCAGCGGGACACTGTCAGAGTGGACCTGCTGAACCAACTATCACGCCTATACTTTACCAAAGACGCAGGTATCGCTGCCCGTTTGGGAGAAGAAGCCCTCAGTATCAGCAATGAACTGGGTTATGTCAAAGGAAAAATATGGGCCACCCGTAACCTTGCCTTGGTAGAAAACACCAAGGGCAACCTGGACAAACAATTGCAGCTCACCTTCACCGCCCTGAAACTGGCAGAGGCGCAAGGTGAACCGCGCATCCTCGGCATCCTCAATAATGATGTGGGTAACATTTTCACGGAACAAAACAGTCCGCGGGACGCATTGATTTATCTGCTGAAATCCCTCCAGATAAAAGAGCAACTAAAAGAAACCCCCGAAATCAGCAAAACCCTTAATAATATTGGCTCTGCCTATATCGCCCTGAAAAAAACCGATTCCGCCCTACTCTATTTAACCAGGTCCGAAAAACTCAAACTGTCACTGCGGGATGAGCGCGGGCTGGCCTATACCTACGAGAACATGGGTATCGTGGCCATGCTGGAGCACCGGTACCAGACAGCGCTGCGATATCACGAACTGTCGGCCCGGTATTATAAAAACACCGATAATCAACCCGGTATCACCAAAGCCAGCCTGAACCTGGCTGAAGTGCAAACCCTGCTGGGCGACCTGAACAGCGCAGAAAAAAACCTGGACACCGCCCTGGCCATCAATTCGAAGCTGGGCAACGTGAAAAATGAGATGATCTATTATAAGATCCGCTCCAGGCTGGATTCCGCGCGACATGATTACGCCTCTGCCCTGAAACATTATCAGGCCTTCAGCGAGCGCAACATCGATTATTTTAATATAGAGAAGCTCCGGCAGATCAGCCGCTCCACCATGAAATATGAAACGGAGAAAAAACAACGGGAAAATGTGATGCTTAAAAAGGAGCAACAACTGCACCTGGCCACCATCCAGCAACAGCGCGTACTGGTGTTGTCCGGCGCCGCCCTGTTCCTCGCCCTGTTACTGATCACTGCCATGGTGTACCGGTTGTACAAACATCAACAGGAACTCTACCAGCAGCTCAACAGCAAGAACCAGGAAGTGTCCCTGCAAAACCATATCATCCTCGAACAGAACGCCACACTGGAAAACCTCAACCAGGTAAAAGATAAAATATTCTCCGTCATCTCCCACGACCTGCGGTCTCCGCTGGCCATTCTCGAAGGACTGCTGTTCCTGCTGAAAGATGAAAAGATCGACGCCCAACAGTTCCGTTTTTATACCGATGAACTGTGGCGCGACGTAAAAAACACTGCGTACATGATGGACAATATGTTGCAGTGGGCCAGCAACCAGATGAAAGGCATCAGTGTAAAAGCCGATGACTTTGACCTGACGTTGCTGCTCAACCAGGAATTTGAACTGCTGCAAACCATGGCGCGGCAAAAAGACGTCAAGCTTACCCATGAGCTGAAAAACGCTATCCTGGTATATGCCGACCCTGATATGATCAGGCTCGTGCTGCGTAATCTCATCAATAATGCCATCAAATTTACGCCCGGCGGCGGCGAGATCGTGCTCAAAGCGCAGCTGGAAAAAGGAGAAGCGCAGGTGTCCGTAAAAGACAACGGTACCGGCATTCCTACGGATGATCAACACCGTATTTTCTCCAATATATACTACTCCACTACCGGCACCCGGAACGAAAAAGGCTGCGGCCTGGGGCTGCACCTGTCCAAAGACTTCGTGGAGCGTAACCATGGCCACATCTGGTTTGAAAGCAAACCGGGAGAAGGCAGCTGTTTCAGTTTCACCGTTCCCCTTTCCGATGAACAGGAGATTAACGCCCGTGGCTATACGGTGGTGCTGCAGGACAATCCTGTCAGCGGCATGAGCGTGCTGCGAAGATAG
- a CDS encoding Lrp/AsnC family transcriptional regulator: MDTLDKTDRRILEVLQENARLNTKEIAHRIGLSVTPTYERLKKIEKMGVIRNYVTLLHPEKIGKTLVAFCNVSLQLHSQPLLKKFELAISQMEEVMECYHVAGTFDYLLKVVVDDMRRYQHFLTNKLAAIENIAQVHSSFVMTEIKHTTAFGLV; the protein is encoded by the coding sequence ATGGACACGCTCGATAAAACAGACCGCCGCATCCTGGAAGTGCTCCAGGAAAATGCCCGCCTCAACACCAAGGAAATAGCACATCGTATAGGCTTAAGCGTTACCCCTACTTACGAACGGCTGAAAAAAATTGAGAAAATGGGCGTTATCCGGAACTACGTCACCCTGCTGCACCCGGAGAAAATAGGCAAAACCCTGGTGGCCTTCTGTAATGTGTCGCTGCAGCTGCATTCACAGCCGTTGCTGAAAAAATTTGAACTGGCCATCAGCCAGATGGAGGAAGTGATGGAATGTTATCACGTGGCGGGCACGTTCGATTATCTGCTGAAAGTAGTAGTGGACGATATGCGGCGTTATCAGCATTTCCTGACCAACAAACTGGCGGCGATCGAAAATATTGCACAGGTGCACAGCTCCTTCGTGATGACGGAGATCAAACACACCACTGCGTTCGGACTGGTATAA
- a CDS encoding histidine decarboxylase, protein MKDHPLPAADAAMLDRLLAEVQDHTRHFLGYPVSKDFDYSPLFPFLQYPLNNLGDPFVDCTYTVGSREMEKYVVEFFARLFRAPANDWWGYVTNGGSEGNLYGLYLARELYPKAMVYYSEATHYSVQKNLHLLNMPSIMIRTLPNGEIDYNDLEQTMGMNRHMPVIMLANIGTTMTEARDDIGRIKDILKRLAIRHHYIHADGALSGSYCSFLDPRPAFDFADGADSIAISGHKFIGSPIPCGVVVAKRSYRDRIARSVAYIGSMDTTITGSRNGHSPLFLWYALKSLGLAGLEKRARHSLSVAAYAVDRFRENGIAAWRNPDSITVVFPEPPGNIRRKWQLASENGWSHIICMPNVETSQIDTLLAEMTAASVMV, encoded by the coding sequence ATGAAAGATCACCCGTTACCTGCCGCCGATGCGGCTATGCTGGACCGTTTGCTGGCTGAAGTACAAGACCACACCCGGCACTTCCTGGGCTATCCGGTATCCAAAGATTTTGACTACAGTCCGCTGTTCCCGTTTTTACAATATCCGCTGAATAACCTGGGAGACCCGTTTGTGGACTGTACCTACACCGTAGGTTCCCGGGAGATGGAAAAATATGTTGTGGAATTTTTTGCCCGGCTGTTCCGTGCGCCGGCCAATGACTGGTGGGGCTATGTCACCAACGGCGGTTCGGAAGGCAACCTGTATGGGCTGTACCTCGCGCGGGAGCTATATCCCAAGGCGATGGTGTATTATTCCGAAGCTACCCACTACAGCGTACAAAAGAACCTGCACCTGCTGAATATGCCCAGTATCATGATCCGGACGTTGCCCAACGGGGAGATTGACTATAATGACCTGGAGCAGACGATGGGCATGAACCGGCATATGCCGGTGATCATGCTGGCCAATATCGGAACAACCATGACCGAAGCCAGGGACGACATAGGGCGTATTAAAGACATTTTGAAGCGCCTGGCCATCCGGCATCATTACATCCATGCTGACGGGGCATTGTCCGGCAGTTATTGCTCCTTTTTGGATCCAAGGCCCGCTTTTGACTTCGCAGATGGCGCTGACAGTATCGCCATCAGCGGACATAAATTTATAGGCTCTCCTATCCCCTGTGGCGTAGTGGTGGCCAAAAGGTCTTACCGTGACCGGATTGCCCGTTCTGTTGCTTATATCGGCAGTATGGACACTACCATCACGGGTTCAAGAAACGGCCACAGTCCGTTGTTTCTATGGTACGCGCTGAAAAGCCTCGGCCTTGCCGGCCTGGAAAAAAGGGCCCGGCACAGCCTGTCCGTAGCCGCCTATGCAGTGGACCGTTTCCGGGAAAACGGCATTGCTGCCTGGCGTAACCCCGATTCCATCACGGTGGTATTTCCGGAACCGCCCGGAAATATCCGCCGGAAATGGCAGCTGGCCTCAGAAAACGGCTGGTCGCACATTATCTGCATGCCGAATGTGGAAACGTCCCAGATTGATACATTGCTGGCAGAGATGACTGCCGCTTCGGTGATGGTTTAA
- a CDS encoding mechanosensitive ion channel family protein — translation MMMVTDKTYKNTNRRERIIFIFKLLVYSGIIYFNLEHPAFYDKFPWLFKVTNALSFFLGANIVISIAWLVILSWYTRRHRTKPLEKDNFILGINRITSVLNTVFFLLAIPIFFGQDLMRLITSITIVAAAIALLTKDYISNMINGLIVMFSDQLSLGDQVRIGEYKGKIMDITLINVVLQNDDDDIVIIPNSVVFTSIVVNQSKQNIKKLSLEFELDHKHKFTPEELEARLRRSIEAYQRYYREDSFSLKTLEIKKDFVQFKLQLLVPHSDKEKERLIKRALNTEIIAIAEGGKA, via the coding sequence ATGATGATGGTAACCGATAAAACCTATAAAAATACCAACCGCCGGGAGCGGATCATATTCATATTTAAACTGCTGGTATACTCCGGCATCATATATTTTAACCTCGAACATCCGGCGTTCTATGACAAGTTCCCCTGGTTGTTTAAGGTCACTAATGCGCTGTCTTTTTTCCTTGGCGCCAACATCGTTATTTCTATCGCCTGGCTGGTGATACTTTCCTGGTATACCCGCCGCCATCGCACTAAACCACTGGAGAAAGATAACTTCATACTGGGGATTAACCGCATCACTTCTGTGTTAAATACGGTCTTTTTCCTGCTGGCCATCCCCATCTTTTTCGGACAGGACCTGATGCGGCTCATTACCAGCATCACCATCGTGGCCGCGGCGATCGCGCTGCTGACAAAAGACTATATCTCCAATATGATCAATGGCCTGATCGTGATGTTCTCCGATCAGCTGTCCCTCGGCGACCAGGTCAGAATAGGCGAGTATAAAGGCAAAATCATGGACATTACGCTGATCAACGTAGTGTTGCAGAACGATGATGACGATATCGTCATCATTCCTAACTCTGTGGTGTTTACCAGCATCGTGGTGAACCAGTCCAAACAGAACATTAAGAAACTAAGCCTCGAATTTGAACTGGACCACAAACATAAATTCACGCCCGAAGAGCTGGAAGCGCGCCTGCGCAGGTCTATAGAAGCCTATCAGCGTTATTACCGGGAAGACAGTTTTTCGCTCAAAACCCTCGAAATAAAAAAAGATTTTGTGCAGTTCAAGCTGCAACTGCTGGTGCCACATTCTGATAAAGAAAAAGAGCGCCTGATAAAACGGGCGCTCAATACGGAAATTATCGCTATCGCGGAAGGCGGTAAAGCTTAA
- a CDS encoding DUF6496 domain-containing protein, with translation MAKYSRKSQEKVEKSMHEMHEGKLKSGRSGKKVTNPKQAIAIGLSEARKEGAKVPKKAAAKKSTAKKTTTKKSSAKKAAPKKAAAKKTTAKRATAGKTTARKTAAKKTTAKKATTAKKATHRKTSVKKSTAKRGAAAHKKTTRHRAMATA, from the coding sequence ATGGCAAAGTATTCCAGGAAGTCTCAGGAGAAAGTGGAAAAATCCATGCATGAGATGCACGAAGGCAAACTTAAAAGTGGCCGAAGTGGCAAAAAGGTAACAAACCCCAAACAGGCGATCGCCATCGGATTGTCTGAAGCAAGAAAAGAAGGGGCGAAAGTCCCTAAAAAAGCGGCAGCAAAAAAATCAACCGCAAAAAAAACAACCACTAAAAAATCCAGCGCAAAAAAAGCAGCGCCTAAAAAAGCCGCTGCGAAAAAAACGACGGCTAAAAGGGCCACTGCAGGAAAAACAACCGCCAGGAAAACAGCTGCCAAAAAGACAACTGCCAAAAAAGCAACCACGGCAAAAAAAGCAACACATCGTAAAACATCTGTTAAAAAATCCACCGCCAAAAGAGGGGCCGCCGCACATAAGAAAACCACCAGACACCGCGCTATGGCCACTGCGTGA
- a CDS encoding KGG domain-containing protein, which produces MEHIRYQQLAPSAENHEKSPTDKPKHSKRGFASMDPEQQRAISREGGRAAHQQGVAHKFTSEEARAAGKKGGEAVSRNREHMAAIGRKGGTNRGKKKNNATTEENNF; this is translated from the coding sequence ATGGAACACATCAGGTATCAACAACTCGCACCGAGTGCCGAGAACCACGAGAAGAGTCCAACAGACAAACCCAAACACAGCAAACGGGGATTTGCATCCATGGACCCTGAACAACAACGTGCTATTTCCAGAGAAGGTGGCAGGGCTGCTCATCAGCAAGGTGTCGCCCACAAATTTACCTCTGAAGAAGCCCGTGCGGCCGGTAAAAAAGGTGGCGAGGCAGTAAGCCGCAACCGCGAACACATGGCGGCAATTGGCAGAAAAGGTGGCACTAACCGCGGCAAAAAGAAGAATAATGCGACCACTGAAGAAAATAACTTCTGA
- a CDS encoding DUF1304 domain-containing protein, producing the protein MLVLAKFLIAFVMLEHFYIMWFEMFAWTTKGPKIFQKFPKALFPATKPLAANQGLYNGFLAAGLGWSLLISDPEWARHTADFFLGCVAVAGIYGALTADKKIFLVQALPALVTLLLLHLA; encoded by the coding sequence ATGCTAGTATTGGCCAAGTTCCTGATCGCATTCGTTATGCTGGAACACTTCTACATCATGTGGTTCGAAATGTTTGCCTGGACCACCAAAGGGCCTAAGATTTTCCAGAAATTCCCCAAAGCACTATTCCCTGCCACCAAACCACTCGCTGCCAACCAGGGCCTCTATAACGGCTTTCTGGCTGCAGGACTGGGTTGGTCATTGCTCATTTCGGACCCGGAGTGGGCACGGCATACTGCGGATTTTTTTCTCGGCTGTGTAGCGGTAGCCGGTATTTACGGCGCGCTGACAGCCGATAAAAAAATCTTCCTGGTACAGGCGTTGCCTGCACTGGTAACCCTGTTATTGCTTCACCTGGCGTAA